A stretch of DNA from Mobula birostris isolate sMobBir1 chromosome 26, sMobBir1.hap1, whole genome shotgun sequence:
tactacccctcaaccatcaggctcttgaaccagagggtataacttcacctgccctatcactgaactattcccaccatctatggaatcactttcaagggctgttcatctcgtgttcttgatACTAATTGCttattttgtttgtatttgcagttcattatcttttgcacatgggttatttgtgtgttttttattgattgtgtttctttgtatttactgtgaatgaatcttggggttatataaggcatccgttagtcttgtgagaccatggatctgtgcctggaatgtcttcactctccagggtgcaggcctggtcaaggttgtatgcaagtctcccctctccacgacactgatgttgtccaagggaagggcattaggacccatacagcttggcaccggtgtcgtcgcagagcaatgtgtgattaagtgccttgctcaaggacacaacacgttccttggctggggctcgaactcatgaccttcaggtcgctagtccaatgccttaaccacttggccacgtgcccacacatgggattatatatggtgacatttatgtacattgataataaatttgctttgaaatttGTGATCCCTCTGTTCATCTCCATTCCTTCTCCACTTGGAGAAGTCTGCCTTTAGAATCCTGCTTTGGAAGTGTATGGCCTTGCTGGTTTTCCCATGTTAAAGTCACATGAAGGTGTCATTAGAGCCCTCCTCCATCcgagccatgctctcttcttgctgttgccatcaggaagaaagtacaggagcctcgggtcccacaccaccaggttcaggaacagttattacccctcgaccatcaggcacttgaatcAGTGGGGATAAGCTTGCTCAACTTCAcccacatacactgaaatgttcccacagcctgtgggctcactttcaatgGCTCATCTTGTGTTCTGTTTATTTGTGATTATAattattttgcttgtttttttgccTGTTTCTGATTTTCAGTGActgtctacaagaaaatgaatcttggagtCATGgtgaaatatgtactttgatagtttCCTTTGAACCTGGAAACTATAGGATCTATTAAAATGTAGGGACAAGGGAATTGGACTAAAGTTACTAAATGTATCTGACAGAAAACCCAAATTTTTCAAATGCTTGGTTGGGAGGAAGGTTCAAACTTAaatggttctgcagatgctgggaatccagagcaacacaaaatgctggaggaactcggcaggtcaggcagcatctatggagaggtataaacagtcagtgtttcgggctgagacccttcattaggactggaaaagggggcagaagtcagaatgtCGCAAactctcagtgggtcaggcagtgtctgtggggaGATGAACTTGAGTCTACTTTTCATGTTGAAGATGATCGGAACTGGTCACTTCTCACTGACACTGCCTGACCTATAAATTGCATCTAGTataggtgggtgatggagaaGTGATAAAGAACAGAGCAATTCAGCACAgtataggctatttggcccacaatgttgtgctgaccctttaacctactccaagatcaatctaccctTTCCCTTCCACATAACCCTTGATTTCTTTTACTCGAGTAcctaagaaactcttaaatgctcctaagttatctccctaccaccacccctagtAACACATTCCATGTACTTACTACTGTtcttcaagtttttttttaaaaaaaaaaaaggctcTGGCAttcactcctctcctcccctcccctcccctccacccctagctaaactttcctccaatcaccagtAAAAGTgtgggttatggggaaaggggATTGCTTGGAGTCTAGATGAGAATTGCTTTTGCTGACACCAGAAAAGACCACAAgatggaagcagaattagaccatttgacccattgagtctgctgtgttatttcattatggctgatccaattttccttcggcctcaatctcctgctttctccccataaccttcaacaCCTTACGAATCAAGAAGCTATTAACCtcagtcttaaatatacccactgacatggcccccacagctgcctgtggcaacaaattccatagattcaccactcttggctaaagaaattagtcctcatctttgttctaaatggacggtCCTCGATTCTGAGGCTGACTGGAGTAGATAGAAAATGTGATGAAGGGAATGTACTGTGGGTAGCATACGGGGCAGTTTGACTTGTTAAACAGAAAATGTGAAACACGTTGCTCTATAACCGGTGCTGATGCATTATCATTTCCAATATCTGTCCTTTGCCAAACACACTTTACAAAGTAAAACCCCTTGGTTAAAAACCCTCAGCCATTGCCATCCTAGGAAATGGTGCTAGTTGTCCACCATTTGTCTCGTTTCCACCTCTATTAAGCTATTGGTAAAATTTGCTCCTAGGGACTTGAAGTTCTCAACCTCAATACCATTGATGTAGACAGAAACATGTGCACTGCCCTCCAAAACCCCTtgtttctgaagtcaatgaccaacttttgttttactgacattgaatgaaaGGCAGTTGTCATGACACAATGTCACTTAAGCTCTCCATCTCCTTAAACTCCAACTCATTGTTTGAGATGTGGCCCACTAtgatggtgtcatctgcaaacttgtagattgTATTGGAGCAGAATTTAGCCATTCAATCAGGGAGTAGAGGGTCTGATGGTGTAACCTGAGAGCAAAGCCAGTGTTTGACATAATCATGGTGATGGTGTCACCACGTATCCTTCCTGActggtctgttggttaggaaattgaggatccagttgaaaGGCAGGCATTTCCAGGGTCCAGAGCTCTGATGTTTGCTTGGAATTGTAATactgaaggtagagccatagtcAATGAACAAGTCTGTTCTAGGTGCCTATACTATCCAGGCTGGTCTGGAGGTGAGTACGCCagggaaatggcatctgctgtagtcCTGTTTCAGCTGTagacaaactgcagtgggtcgAGGTTGTCTGCAAAAGCTGAGGAGCAGGGTCAGAGTCTGTTGTATTTTTGAATAACTCTTAGATGTGACTGACGTTCCTgcttgtgtaaaacttgttttctAGTGTGGAGTGATTCGGAGGTTGTCGAGGTGGACCATCTCCACTCCTTCAGTGGAAGAAGTGAGGACCAATGACTCGTTTCTGGTCCCAGAAAGACGCTGGTGCACAGTCAGGAAACGCCTAAGCCTACTGGCTCGGTTGCTGCTTGCGGTTGTTCCCAGCAGAATACAGGGAAGACTTGGCTTTCCTGTGGCAAGTGACCTGGGCCAAGGtgaaatttcagatggtgagtgCATCTTTTTCTTGGTTTTGGAGGGCTTGGGGCATTGGGCATTATGGCACAAAGCAGGTCTTTTGACCAATGTGGTGCCAACAGTTTAACCTACAAAGTTCAATCTTGCCcctccttcctacatagccctccagtttttcTATTATCTATTTGCCCACCTAAGTTTAGGTGCCCAtaatgtatcttcctctaccacaatccctggcagggtgtcccacacacccatcacactGTGTAAAGAATACATCTCTGGCATTATATACATTACAGCATACTGTATATACACTTTTCCCTAAACTATTCTAATCAAGCATTAATCTATAGTTGGACTGTTGTGGTTTTGTATTATAATATTTACCTTTGAGGAAATAAATAGATCAGGTTTGCTCTTTTCAGGTTCTCTAGAATtttaaagatttatttatttagagatacagtatggaccagacccttctggtccaatgagcctAGCAACCCACGTATTTAACCCTCACccaatcatgggataatttacaatgaactATTAACCTTCTGATCTGTACGTCATTGGACTGGGAGGAAGCAGAAGGACCCAAAGGAAACCAAcctggtcacaaggagaacatccaaactcctaggtggcatcagaattgaactgaGTGCTAGAACATCCTACCAGTAATAGCACCTTGCTAACTGCTACATTGTTGATTTAGTGTAGATGTAGATcattaataatttttaaaattcagtTTGAAATGGTTTGGTTCAGTAGTGTGAAACTACAAGTGATAATATGAGAAATATGAAACATTTATATATTATTCCCAGAATTTTATTTATACTGTGTCGCTTGTAGTTGTGGTGGGGAGGGTCTTAAATGGAGGGCtctgtagaagggaagggttaaatcTTAGAACAAGTTAGAAGATGGGTACAACATTGAGGGCCAACAGGCCTAGACTGTGCTCTAGTGTTCTGttcaagaaagaaaaacaaaacagaaactcTGAAACAAACTCCTTTCACAGCCTCCCATTCTGAAACATTTAAATAGACTTCTAGAGAATTAAAATATAATATCTTAAATATGGATTTGATCCTTCAAGATGAAGACTATCACGACACTCTACGCTGAGTCAtatgggcgatcgtggtcttaaCCATGACTATGATTGATCCTGGCAAAtacttctacagaagtggtttgccattgccttctgggcagtgttttaacaagatgggtgacccatgCTATTatcatactcttcagagattgtctacctgacatcagtggttgtatAATGAGGACTTGTGATGAGCATcagctgttcatatgaccatccactgcctactcccatggcttcatgtgattgTGACTGGGCAGggcactaagcaggtgctacaacttgcccaagggtgacctgcagtcttgcagagggaaggagagcctctttctccccccccccccttcagagatgtgtctctaccccaccacccagttATAATGCCGCCTTTATTTTTCCACATTTCATGCTGCAGATTAATGTAGGAACCAGATTTTCACAGAAGAAAAAGGTGCTTTAGAATTGTAGAATAAATTATATTTGGTGTCATATTTTTTGGTTTTGGCAGTATCCAAAGCCTTTTTCATATGggcaggtgatttttttttttctttgaagtaTCATAATGGATCCAGGGTGGGGGAAGTAAAGTGAGCTGCTGTCTGATTCTTAGTAAAGTCAACTTCAATGAAGTTGGTGAACTTGGTTTGTTATTTGGTGAGTCCTTAAAGATATCTTGCTACTTGGTGAAGTCTTAACAGTTGACTTAATATTTATTAAATTAGTATTTAATACTTCACAGGAAAATATAACATCTGTGTGATTTTCCTCATCTGCATTATGGAGGAGGAAGACTTGGGTTCACCAGGTTTGGGAGCAGCTGTTGCCCTCAgttatcaggctgttgaaccagaaaGGATActttcacccaacttcacttgccccatcattgaaatgtaaaCATGTCCTAATTTCATAATTTCAGAAATCAGAAAATCACCAAATAAACCGCACGGCAAGGGGAGCAAAAGAAAGCAAGATGACTTGGCCGAAGATGAACTTTGCTGGATGGAGTCTCTCTCAGATGCTGATATAGTTGCTGAACCTACTTGCGAGGTATGAATAAGGGGaaattttttccactgagggttgtgagtatggaatgagctgccagcacaagtgtgcatgcaagctcaattt
This window harbors:
- the org gene encoding oogenesis-related — its product is MSVRGDGCAGEDEVKCAGDSPSPTLWSRLSGVFGPLRYLCGVIRRLSRWTISTPSVEEVRTNDSFLVPERRWCTVRKRLSLLARLLLAVVPSRIQGRLGFPVASDLGQGEISDEIRKSPNKPHGKGSKRKQDDLAEDELCWMESLSDADIVAEPTCEKLRSDCCQE